In the Acetobacterium sp. KB-1 genome, TGTAAAGAGTATAACTGCCGTGCCAAGGTATTCACTCAAATGCAGGGTGCCCTGAAAAAGAAAATCGGAGTTCCTGATCTAATCGTATTATTTACTGGAACCGTCTCTCATAAAATGGTTAACTGTGCGACCTTTGAAGCGAAAAGACTTAACTTGCCGCTCGCTCGATCGCATACAAGTAGCTTATCTGCATTACGTAGCATTTTAGATGAGCACTGTTCTGTGTGCGAAAAACGGGACAAGTGCCATTTAAAAACGATATCCCGCGGAGTGTAACAATGAGTACTTTTGAGGAAGAAATTATCCGACACTGCTCTCCAACTCTAGCTGGAATCAAAACTGGGAATTTATTTAGCTATTCTTTCGATGATCACGATCAGTTGATTAATCAAATCACCAATTGGAACAATACTTTGAATGCTCGTGGAGTTTATTTTGAACGATTAAAAACCAATCGAAATCGTGTTCTTCTGTACGTCTACCGTAAAAATAGACTTAACCGTGACCTCTCATGTCCCAAAGTCGAACGTTTTTTAAACAAAATTGGCTATCCAACAGGGGATCTTGAATCGTGTTTGGCATTTTTATCAGAACGCATTCACGACTCAGCAGATTTCCCCCATGAAATTGGCTTGTTCTTGAGCTATCCTTTTGAAGATGTAGAAGGCTTTATCCAAAACGAAGGAAAAAACTGTAAACATTGCGGTTACTGGAAAGTCTATTGTAATGCGAACGAAAAAATTAAACTTTTCAGCAAATATAAAAAATGCGCGACAAAATATTATCAATGCCTTCTCAAGGGATCTTCGATCATACGTTTAACAGTAGCCGCGTAAGAATTTCTTAGACATTTTGACTTATTTTAGGCAATAGGTTTAAGTGATTTTTCTTCTTTATTGATTACGACAGCTTCTTTGGGACTTAAGCATTTCTGAATACAATATTTCTTAATTAATTCATAATCAAAAATATAGTAATAGAGCGTATCTTCAATCAGCTCCCACAATGATTATTTAATTCCGAATAATCTCAATTTTATAACCATCCGGATCAGTTATAAAATAATAACGGGGTTTCCCATCGCCACTCAGTCCTTTTAGCGGTGTTGGCTTATAGCCCTTTGCTTCGTGAGTTGCAAAAGACGCCTCAAGATCATCAACGAGCACCGCTAAATGACCATAGGCCGTCCCCAAATCATAAGGGAGTGCTTGCCCATAGTTAAAGGTCAGTTCCAACTGATGGCTGTTAGAACGGCCATCCCCTAAAAACACCAAGGTGAATTCATAAGTTGGTTCGTCCCGTCGCTTCACTTCCTCAAATCCTAGTGCTTCTTTGTAAAACGCTAAAGATCGTTCCAAATCCAATACCCGAATCATCGTATGTGCCATTTTGTAATTTCCCATAATAGTCTCCTTATAACTTAATTTATTCCTATATCACTTTCTGTATCACTTTTTTTAATATTTCAGCTAAGCTCTCTACAACCTCTGGATCGTAGTGAGATATCTGTCCATATCGTCATCCTTCTTCCGTTGCATTTAGACACTTTTCAGGCTCCAGAATCCCTTGTCATAACATTTCTACGCTAAACATTTAGTGGTGCTCACCGGCACATCCTTCGGTACCTTCGAAATTTCTAAGCAACGGCAAGGTCCGTTTCTTCATCAATTCCAGGACTTCCCAACCGGAATGACCGGCTCCAAGAAACCGGGTCAAGCAAGCGTCAGCCAAAAGATCAAAGGCCGATTGACTTTTGAAGTTACCAGTGATAATTCCTTCACAGTTCAAATCAATGATTCTTTGAGCCAGCTGCTCTGCTGTTAAATCCTCAATTTTTTCAATTGACTCGATCGCAGTCTCTGACCGTCGGACCACCAATAAATACTGGCTGGTATCAAATTCAGAAGCAACCGATGACTCCAGTTCTTTTCCATTCATAGTCATTGCAATTTTCATATTTATCTCCAATCTTTTTAATTTGTTAACGTATTTTTTTAATTCAGAGGGGTGAGCATGGTTTTATAAAAGGCATAAGCTTTGGAAGATTTTCCAATGCAGTAACCGATATAATGATCCAACAGATCATTTATTTTTATCACCTCGACGGTGCTTACTTCCCGATCTTTTAGCTGTTTGATCGGCTGTCCTAAAAAATCCCGGAGTAGTTTTAACATCGTGGGGCTCAGCTTATAGAGGTATCCCTCGGTTGGTTCCTGACAGTCACTGCAAATGACCCCATTGTTTTCAATGCTGAAGAGGCTTAAATCTTGATCATTCTGACACATCATACATGTTTTTAGACCTGGGCGGTAGCCTAAATAACTAACTAGTTTCATTTGAAAGGCGCCCACCAGAACCAGGTCGTTTTTTGCTGTTCCAGCTGATATATAAAACAATACGTGAAGGAGTAGTTTTAAAATTTCCGGGCTTTTCTGAAAAAATTCATAGGCATTATACATCAGATCCAGTAAATAAGAAGCCAAGGCCATTTTAGTCAGATCATTCCGCAATGGATAAAAGGCCTCAATTAAATTGGACTGATTGATGATGCCAAAATTCTTACCGGGATAATAAACAAATTCACTATAGGCAAAGATCTGGGTGCTGGCCAGAAGGCCACTTTTCTGACGTCGGACACCACGGGCAATACATTGAATCTTACCATCATCTTCGGTGAAGATGGTCAGAATTTTATCCTGTTCTTTATAGGGCTGTTCTTTAATGACCAGTCCTTTTGTTTTAATCAGAGCCATAATTCTCCCAACTAGAGGATTTATTCAAAATAGCCTAAATCTTTCAAATCAAAATTCTTATCCCGCCAATCGGATCGCACCTTTACCCATAACTGTAGATTGATCTGCGATTTCAGAAAAAACTCAATATCTTTCCGGGCTTGAGTACCAATTTTGGTCAGCATGGAGCCACCTTTGCCGATCAGGATGCCCTTGTGAGTTTTTCGCTCACAGAAAATGGTGGCTTCAATGTCAATGGTATCCTTTCCCTTACGGGGTTTCATGGTGGTAACTTCCACCGCAATGCCGTGGGGAACCTCATCATTTAAAAGGTTCAGAAGTTTTTCGCGGATCAATTCCTGAACAATCCAACGCTCTGATTGGTCAATGATCATATCGGCCGGGAAAAACATCGGACCCGGACTAAGCAGTCCAGTAATAAGTTTCAAAAGCTCTTTAACCCCATCTCCCGAAACCGCGGAAATGGGAATGATTGCGTTGAGAAAATCATATTTTTGATAAGCCGCAATGGTGATTAAAACATCCTCTTTGGGAAGTAGATCAATTTTATTGATCACTAAGATAACCGGTGTCTTACTGGCTTTTAGTTTTTCCAGAATATACTGATCCCCAGGTCCGATTTTTGTTTCCGGCTCGACCAGATATAAAACCACATCCACATCGGATACAGTATTTTCCGCGGCTTTTTGCATGTAGTCACCTAACCGGTTTTTGGGTCGGTGCATCCCCGGGGTATCAATAAAAACCATCTGGGCCTGTTCATCGGTATAAATGCAACGGATAGCATTTCGGGTCGTTTGTGGTTTAGCTGAGGTAATCACCAGCTTTTCTCCCATTATATTATTAAGCAAGGTCGATTTCCCCACATTTGGGCGACCGACGATGCTGATAAATCCGGATTTAAAGTTTTCGTTCATTGTTCACATTCTTTCTTTGGCTAAAAAAACCAATTGATAATTTTTGGTAAAAAGATAATCAGCCCCACACAAACCGACATAATTGCGGCCACCATAACAGCCCCTGCAGCTGTATCCTTGGCAACTTTGGCCAGATGATGGTATTCCTCAGTATAAAGATCCACCAGGGTTTCGATAGCTGTATTGATGATCTCCAGGATAAAAACAAATCCAATCATAATCACTAATGACAGCCATTCATAGCTTTCAATTTGAAAAACAAAACCAAAGGCAATGGTGATAAATCCAACACCAAAGTGAATCCGCATGTTGGGCTGGGTTTTAAGGGTATAGAGAATACCTTCAACGGCAAAAGAAAAACTCTTTTTTAACTTTCTTCTAATCTCTCCCACCTCCTGATTTTTACTGTTTGGATAAAACACGACGACACGTTTCAGGTTGGACGGGTAATCTAGTCGTCACCCATAATTTCCTTTTCGATGCGTCTCATTTCGGATTTTTCGTCCTCCTCCATATGGTCATAGCCCAACAGGTGTAGAACACTATGCACCGATAAATAAGAAAGCTCCCGGGTTAGGCTGTTTCCGTACTCCTTGGCTTGAGCTTCGGCCTGCTGGATACAGATGACAATATCTCCAAGCAGCAAAGGCAGAAAAGGATTATCCTTAATGATTGCTTCGCGATGAAGGATGAAATCCTCATGCATGGGAAAGGACAGCACATCGGTAATCGTATCTTTGCCCCGATAGTCTCTGTTTAGATCCTTTATTTCGGTGGTATTGACAAATGAAAAACTCACTTCGCACTCTACTCCAATTTCTTGATCAAGGAGTGTCCGCATCATAGCGTCTTCAATTTCTTCCAGGATGATGTCTGTAATTTCAAACTCACTGCGATTATCATAAGCGACTACGAGCATATTATTTCCTCTCCGGTTTCATTTCTTTTTAGTGGCCGCTTTCGCTTTCGCTTCTTCTCTTGCAGCTGATCGCATGGCAGATTTTTTAGCATCTGTCAATGGCGTCTGGTCAGGGATCAACTCATCATAAGGTGGGGTTGTCATGTGAGAGAGCATACCGAAACCATGGTTAAAGTCAATTATCGTAATACTTCCTAATTTAATGTCAAAATGCCATTTACAGTCAAGCGGTAAATTTAGCATATTGGTGAGCATCCCGTGAATGGTTCCACCATGGGCAACCATTAAAACTGTTTCGCCTTCATTCAATTCTGCTAAAAATTCAGCGCAAAGATCATGATATTCCCGCTGGCTCTGACCCTCAGGGACAGCATAATCTATATAACTCGACATCCATTGATCCCATTCGGTCTGGAAGATTTCAATGCACTCATCCCGAGTTTTGCCTTCGAAAATGCCAAAGTTGAACTCCCGGAGACGATGATCCACCTGAATCTCCTTACCCGTGGATTGACCTACTGCCTGAGCAATTTTCAAAGCCCGTGAGGTTGGACTAGCATAAATTTTGTCAAATGACAGTTTCTCATTCAGGGCGATCAGTTCTTCTACCAACAATACCTTCATCGCCTCGCCCCGAGGAGTATAGTCTGATTCGGTGTGGCCGTTGAGGCGATGCTCCACGTTTCCATATGTTTCTACATGTCTTACCAGTATAAGTTTCATTTTTTCTTCCTTATGTAATTTTAAACTTTTCTCTATTATAACTCATTTTAATCAGGGAAACCAAATTTTTTTGCCAAGCGCTATCTTTTTAGTTATAATTAATAAAGTACCTGAGAAAGGAAGTCACCATGGAAAAAACTAAAAAAAAATCTCTTTTCGCTGATCTTAGTCTTGTGGCCGTGGCATTTGTTTGGGGCAGTGGTTTTGTCGCTTCGAAAAACGCCCTTGGTTCAATGTCACCGATAATGCTAATGGCGGTCAGGTTTACGGTAGCGGCCCTTCTATCCGGATTTATCTTTCGAAAAAATTTGAGAAAAATCTCTAAAGAAACCATTAAGGCCGGTTGTATGATAGGCTTCTTTCTGTTCACCGCCTTTGCCGCCCAGATGATTGGACTACAATATATGCTCGCCGGTAAGCAAGCTTTTCTGACGGCCACCAATGTCATCATGGTCCCCTTTATTTATTGGGCGGTAAAAAAACAACGGCCTGATTACTACAATTTTGTGGCAGCCTTTACGATGCTGATAGGTCTGGCCCTGCTGACGATGGATTTTTCTGTTGGTTTTTCTTTTAATCCCGGGGATGTTTTGACGTTGCTATGTGCCTTTTTATTTGCCTGTCACATTGTGGTGGTGGGCATTTACTCAAAACAGCATGACCCCATTGCCCTGACTGTGATTCAACTTTGCTTTGCTGCTGTGGTCTCTTTGGGTTACGTTTTTATTTCGGGCGAGTTTACCCTAGACATACCTGTGCCCGGTCTTTTAAATGGCTTGTATCTGGGGATATTCTGTACCTTTCTGGCCTTTTTGGGACAAACGGTGGCTCAGAAATATACCAATTCCACTCATGCCGCTATTATCCTCAGTCTGGAAGCCGTTTTTGGAAGTATTCTATCAATTATTATCCTTGGAGATACGTTTACGTTGACGATGTTCTTAGGCTGCCTAGTGATTTTTTTGGGGATCCTTACCGCTGAAACCAAGTGGTCTTTTCTTAAGAAACTATTTCTTAAAACAAAACCTAAAAATCCAGAAAAACTGACTGAGATTTAGCTTTTTCTTTACAGATTAATTCCCGATATGCTATGATAACCTCCAATTGCAAGAAAAATTGCAGAGGAGGTTTTTTTTGAAAACTCAATTTAATATTGGAAATCTCGAATTTTCAAAGCCCATTGTCCAAGGTGGTATGGGGATTGGTATTTCCCTTTCCAAGTTGGCTGGATACGTCTCAAAATTTGGTGGCCTCGGGGTCGTCTCTGCTGTAGAAATGGGCAGTAATTACCCCAATTACCAGAAAAATCCTAAAGCGGCCAACCGACAGGCCATGGAGGACCACTTTAAACGTGCCAAAGAAATATCTGGCAATCGCCCCATTGGGATAAATATTATGGTGGCTTTAACCCAATACGAGCAACTGGTTAAAGATGCTGTCCAAACTGGTTATGACATTGTTTTTGCCGGAGCGGGTCTACCTTTAACCCTTCCAGAACTGACCCGCGATTCCTTAACTAAAATTGCTCCAATTATTTCATCTAAACGGGTGGCCAAACTGATTTTAAAACACTGGTGGCGTCACTATGAAGTTGCTCCAGATGCCATTGTCCTGGAAGGCCCCTTGGCTGGTGGTCATTTAGGCTTTAAACCTGAAGATCTCGTCCCAGAACGACTGGCCCAACAGGCCTTGCCCTCGCTGATTCCCGGCGTGCTTGAAGAAATCAAACCTTATGAAGATTTGGTTGGGCGGCAAATCCCATTAATTGCCGGTGGCGGTATTACCTCAGCCACTGATGTCCGGGATACCCTGGAAGCTGGTGCCGATGCCGCACAAATTGGTTCTCGATTCGTGGCGACTAAAGAATGTGATGCCTCCCCGGTTTTTAAAGAAGCGCTTGTCAAAGCCAAACAATCCGATATTGAAATCATCGTTAGTCCCGCCGGTTTGCCAGGCCGGGCAATTCATAACCACTTTCTGGAAGAGGTTAAAGCAGGGCTGCGACATCCTGTTAATTGTCCCATTAATTGCATAAAATCATGCGATTATAAAACGGCTCCCTACTGTATTGCCCTTGCTCTGATTGCCGGAAAACAGGGTGATCTGGAGAATGGCTATGTTTTTTCCGGGGCTAATGCATATAAAATCACTGAAATCACAACTGTGGAAGCCTTAATTGACGAATTGACAAAAGAATTAAGTCACTAATCTGGTCTTTAGTCATTTTTTTAGCGATCTTATAAGTCTTAATATGCCCTAAGAAAAAAGTTAATATCTGAACTTTTCTTGACAAATACTTTTTTAGCGCTATAATTAGTTAGACAATCTAACGATAATGGAGGTGATCCCTTGGACTCTTTTTCTTCCCAACTCAACGCCGTTTTGGTCGATACATTCAATACTATTTTAAAATTTGAAGAAAATTTACTCAAGCAATCTACGAATATTGATTTATCAATCAATGAAATGCATCTGATTGAGCATGTGGGAAAAAACAAAAATGATGGAAAAACCATTAGTGATCTTGCCCAAAGTCTTAATATTACCCTCCCTTCTGTAACGGTGGCGATAAATAAATTGGTTAAAAAAGGGTATGTAAAGAAAGAAAAGAGTAATACCGATGGACGGGTTGTATACGTTCGACTTACCGATAAGGGTTTACGGATCGATAAAATCCATCAGTATTTTCATGTAAAAATGGTGAAAGATATTTCTAGTGAAATGACTGTTGCCGAAAAAGAAGTATTAATTCACGGTATGGAAAAATTAAACGGTTTTTTCAAAAATAAATTATCAAGATTATCTGACGAAAATGAAACGTCTGAGCCTTGATGCTTGGAGGAACAAATGTCCTTTACAATTATCGGAACCGGTTCTGCATTGCCAAGAACAATTCAGACCAATGAAGACCTCGCCCAGTTTCTTAATACATCTAATGAATGGATCGTTTCAAGAACTGGCATCGAATCACGACACATTTGTGTGGCAGAATCCATTTTAGACATCGCTCTGGAAGCCAGTGTGAATGCCCTGGATAATGCCCAAATCAAACCAGCAGAACTTGATCTAATTATCTGCCCCACCCTTGGCGGTGATACCGTCACCCCTTCCCTGGCCTGCTTGATTCAGGAAAAATTGGGTGCAACCTGCCCCAGCTTTGATCTCAATGCCGCTTGCTCCGGCTTTGTCTATGGACTTGATGTGGCTGACGCTTATTTTTCCCGGAATAATGACCAAAAAATTCTGGTCATTGCGGTGGACGCCATGTCCAAGCTGGTGGACTGGCAAGATCGGGCTACTGCTGTACTTTTCGGAGACGGTGCCGGTGCCGCTGTGCTGGCCAGCGGGAATAGCTTAAGAGCCATTCAGCTGACCGCCGTCGGAAATCAGCATGCCTTAAGTATTCCCTGGCCTAAGGGTAATCATCCCCTGACCCAAAACCAGACCAACCCAGCCCCCTATCTGCTGATGGACGGGCCGGAAGTTTATCGCTTTGCGGTAGCTGCCATCTGCAGTGACTTACGCTCAGTGGCAAAAGCCGCCGGCATCGAACTGGCCGATCTGGATTACATCATTCCCCATCAAGCGAACCTGCGGATTATCGAAGGAGCGGCCAAACGCCTAAAACTGCCAATGGATAAATTTGTTCTGCGAGTCAATGGTTGTGGTAATACCTCAGCCGCCAGCATCCCACTGGTGCTGGATGAACTTAACCGCAGTAACACCTTTAAACCCGGCACCCGGATTGCCTTAACCGCCTTCGGCGGAGGTCTGACAACCGGTGCCTGCGTTATCGAATGGGCTGATCATTATATGGCGTAGTATTGTTAGTAAAATTATAACTAAAAATGACTTCAGCTTAAATTCTTAAATAGTACCGGCAATTGTTACATCATGTTGTATGCGACAGATTAATAATTGGTCGGTACGGGATCTCAATCAAAAATTTATTTATAATCTTAGGAGGATTAATCAAATGGTATTAGAAAAAGTAGTGGAAATTTTACGGAATTACAAAGATGAACAAGATTTAGCCGTTACAGTAGCTTCAACATTCGAAGAACTGGAACTGGATTCTCTGGATACCGTGGAGCTAGTCATGGAAATTGAAGAAGCCTTTGATACCAGCATTGAAATGGATGGCGAAATTAAGACCATTGGTGATGTGGTAACGCTGATTGAAAAAGCAATCGTTTAGGTGAAATAGTATGATAAAAACACCACTCTGCGATCTTTTAAACATTGAATTTCCCATTCTTCAGGGAGGAATGGCGTGGATATCCGATGCTCAGCTTGCGGCTGCCGTGTCAAATGCAGGTGGTTTAGGGATTATTTCGTCAATGAACGCCGATGAGAATTGGCTACGCAGTGAAATTAAAAAGGCCAAAAGCCTGACTGATAAACCTTTTGGGGTCAATGTTATGCTGATGAATCCCCATGTGGATAAAATTGCACAGGTTCTGATTGACGAAAAGGTTCCGGTTGTCACAACCGGTGCCGGAAATCCAGGTAAATTCATGAAGCTATGGATTGAAGCCGGTATCAAAGTTATTCCGGTGGTACCTTCCACCGGATTGGCCCGCTTTTCTGAACGGGCTGGAGCCACAGCGGTCATTGCCGAAGGCGGCGAATCCGGTGGACACGTCGGCGAGATGTCTACCCTACCCTTAATTCCCCAGGTCTGTGACGTGGTTTCGATTCCGGTCATTGCTGCCGGCGGCATTGGCGATGGTCGGGGCATCGCCGCCGCGTTAATGCTGGGAGCATTAGGGGTTCAGTTGGGCACCCGTTTTTTAGTCGCCCACGAAACCAACATCCATGAAAATTATAAAGATAAAATTATTAAAGCCAAAGATATTGATACCACCCTTAGCGGCCGGTCATTGGGTCATCCGGTTCGTTCTCTAAAAACAACCTTTTCTAAAGACTTCATTAAAGCGGAAAATGATCCTACGACGCCGCCAGAAGTTCTGGAAGAATACGGTCGGGGTGCGCTTCGCATTGCCGCTCAGGAAGGTGATTCTCTAAAAGGTTGCTTCATGGCTGGTCAGATTGCAGGAATGATTAAAGAAAAACAAAGCGTGAAGGAAATCATTTTAACACTGGCTGATGAAACAGAAACAGTTTTAAAAGGAGGAACAAAATGGGTAAAATAGCACTGCTCTTCCCCGGTCAAGGTTCACAGTTTGTCGGAATGGGCAAACCCCTTTATGAACTTAGCCAATGCGCACGGGAAATTTTTGACCAGGTTGATGCCGTTCATCCGGGCACCTCGACACTTTGCTTTGAAGGGCCTGCGAAAGCGCTCAATCAAACCCTGAATACCCAGCCTTGTATTTTTGCAGTGGAGCTGGCGGCACTGACGGCTTTAAAATGTGTTGGGGTCGAAGTTCAGGGGATCGCTGGCTTCTCACTGGGAGAGGTAAGCGGTCTGGTAGCCTCCGGCGTCTTGTCTATGGCAGATGGATTAAAGTTTGTTAAAAAGCGTGGTCAAGCTATGGATGAAGCGTCTCAGATGACACCGGCGTCCATGGTGGCCGTTTTAAAACTTGATAATGCCACGGTGGAAGCACTCTGCAAAGAATTCAGCCAATGCTACCCGGTTAATTACAATTGCCCTGGGCAGCTGGTTGTCGCCATGCTTCGGGATGATCAGGAAGCGTTTTTAATCCGTGCGAAAGAACTGGGCGGTCGGGGTATCCCCTTGACTATATCTGGCGGTTTCCACTCCCCTTTTATGACCTATGCAACCAAGCTGCTGGAAAAAAAGATCTATGAATTGACATTTTCAGCGGGTTCCATTCCCCTTTATTCCAACGCTTATGCTAAACCCTATCCTGAATCTCCAGTGGAGATCCGTGATTATATTCTTCATCAAATCAATCATCCCGTATTGTGGGAACAAACGATGCGCAACATGATCGCAGACGGATTTACCACCTTTATTGAATGCGGTCCCGGCAAAACCCTGGGTGGATTCTTAAAAAAAATTGACAAATCAGTCCTCTATTATCATGTTGAAACGGTACTAACCGATTATCTCGAAGCAAAGAATGCCGGAAAGGAATGGTCTTTTGTATGTTAACAGGAAAAACTGCACTCATTACAGGTGGTGCAAAAGGAATTGGACGGGCCATCGCCCTTAAAATTGCCCAGGCCCATGGAAATGTGGCCATTATGTACCGTGGTAGCCAAACTAATGCGCTACTGACCATCAATGAACTGCAGGCTTTGGGTGTGCAGGCCAAAAGCTATCAATGTGACGTGTCCGATTTTAACGCCACTAAAGAACTGGTTGCCCAGGTTATTAAGGATTTTGATGGATTAGATATCCTGGTGAATAATGCTGGAATTACTAATGACAAGCTGTTAATCGCCATGAAGGAAACTGATTTTGATAGTGTCATTAACACCAATTTAAAAGGTGCCTTCAACATGACCAAGCACGTCGGCACTTACCTGCTCAAGCAGCGCAAAGGTCGAATTATCAATATCTCCTCAGTTTCAGGCTTAATGGGCAATGTGGGCCAATGCAATTACGCCGCTGCCAAAGCCGGTCTTATCGGTCTGACCAAGTCCACTGCTAAAGAAATGGCCATGCGGGGAGTCACCTGTAATGCCATTGCTCCAGGTTTTATCGACACTGATATGACCAAAGAATTAAAACCCGAAATTAAAGAAGAGATTATTAAACAAATTCCCTTAAAACGTTTGGGACAGGCAGATGATATTGCCAATCTCTGCGTTTATTTAAGTAGCGATTTATCAGGCTATATTACAGGAGAAGTCATTAAAGTTGATGGCGGTCTCTATATTTAGGAGTAATCAATGAATCGACGAGTTGTTATAACAGGATGTGGTGCTGTTTCTCCAGTGGGTAGCACTGTAGAACGTTTTTGGGAAAACCTTAAAAACGGAAGATGCGGCATTGACTTTATTAAGAAATTTGATACCACCGACCTAAAAGTGAAAATTGCAGGTGAGGTTCATGATTTTGAACCCCTTGACTATATTAAAAAGAATGAAATCCGAAAAACTGACCTATTTACCCAATACGGCATTGGCGCAGCTGTCCAGGCAATGGAAGACAGTGGTGTCCAGGCGTATGTGGACCCCACCCGACTGGGTGTTTATATGGGTTCTGGCATCGGCGGTATTCACACCTTTATTGATGAATGCCATAAAATGGATACCAAAGGCCCTGGCCGGATTTCGCCTTTTTTCATCCCAATGATGATTTCAAATATCGCCGCGGGAACCATCGCCATTCGCTATAATGCCCAGGGACCCTGTCTACCGATTGTTACAGCTTGTGCCACGGGTACCCATTCCATTGGAGAAGCATTTCGAAGTATTAAGCACGGTTATGCCGATGCCATTATTGCCGGCGGCACTGAAGCCAGTATTTCTCCTTTGTCGGTGGCCGGCTTTACTAATTTAACGGCTTTGACTACCGTTAACGATCCCACCCGGGCCTCCATTCCCTTTGACAAAAACCGTAGCGGTTTTGTTATGGGTGAAGGCGCTGGTGCACTGGTATTAGAAGATCTGGAATCCGCCCTGAACCGCGGCGCGAAAATTTACGGCGAAGTTGTCGGCTACGGGAATACCTGCGATGCCTATCACATTACTGCCCCCCATCCCGACGCCATCGGTGGCACCCGAGCCATCAGCCTGGCTATGGCGGAGGCGGTCAGTTCGGGCATTAAATTTGAGCAATCTCAGATTTATGTAAACGCTCATGGTACCAGCACCCCACTTAACGATAAATCAGAAACCATTGCCATTAAAAATGCCCTGGGTGAACATCTCAATCGAACGCTGGTCAGCTCCACCAAATCAATGACTGGCCATATGTTGGGGGCAGCGGGTGCCATTGAAGCGATCGCTTCAGTGATGGCCTTGAGAGATGGCATTATTCCCCCCACCATTGGTTATCAGGAAGCTGATCCAGATTGTGATCTGGATTATGTCAACAATGAAAAACGAGACGTCCAGAGTGATATTGCTCTATCGATCTCCCTTGGTTTTGGTGGTCACAATGGTTGTCTGGCATTTGTTAGATATGCAGGAGAATAAGAGATGGAATTAAATATAGAAACACTTCAGGCGCTGGC is a window encoding:
- the ybeY gene encoding rRNA maturation RNase YbeY; this translates as MLVVAYDNRSEFEITDIILEEIEDAMMRTLLDQEIGVECEVSFSFVNTTEIKDLNRDYRGKDTITDVLSFPMHEDFILHREAIIKDNPFLPLLLGDIVICIQQAEAQAKEYGNSLTRELSYLSVHSVLHLLGYDHMEEDEKSEMRRIEKEIMGDD
- a CDS encoding NifB/NifX family molybdenum-iron cluster-binding protein produces the protein MKIAMTMNGKELESSVASEFDTSQYLLVVRRSETAIESIEKIEDLTAEQLAQRIIDLNCEGIITGNFKSQSAFDLLADACLTRFLGAGHSGWEVLELMKKRTLPLLRNFEGTEGCAGEHH
- a CDS encoding DUF3793 family protein, whose protein sequence is MSTFEEEIIRHCSPTLAGIKTGNLFSYSFDDHDQLINQITNWNNTLNARGVYFERLKTNRNRVLLYVYRKNRLNRDLSCPKVERFLNKIGYPTGDLESCLAFLSERIHDSADFPHEIGLFLSYPFEDVEGFIQNEGKNCKHCGYWKVYCNANEKIKLFSKYKKCATKYYQCLLKGSSIIRLTVAA
- the recO gene encoding DNA repair protein RecO; the encoded protein is MALIKTKGLVIKEQPYKEQDKILTIFTEDDGKIQCIARGVRRQKSGLLASTQIFAYSEFVYYPGKNFGIINQSNLIEAFYPLRNDLTKMALASYLLDLMYNAYEFFQKSPEILKLLLHVLFYISAGTAKNDLVLVGAFQMKLVSYLGYRPGLKTCMMCQNDQDLSLFSIENNGVICSDCQEPTEGYLYKLSPTMLKLLRDFLGQPIKQLKDREVSTVEVIKINDLLDHYIGYCIGKSSKAYAFYKTMLTPLN
- a CDS encoding VOC family protein, which gives rise to MGNYKMAHTMIRVLDLERSLAFYKEALGFEEVKRRDEPTYEFTLVFLGDGRSNSHQLELTFNYGQALPYDLGTAYGHLAVLVDDLEASFATHEAKGYKPTPLKGLSGDGKPRYYFITDPDGYKIEIIRN
- a CDS encoding DMT family transporter, producing MEKTKKKSLFADLSLVAVAFVWGSGFVASKNALGSMSPIMLMAVRFTVAALLSGFIFRKNLRKISKETIKAGCMIGFFLFTAFAAQMIGLQYMLAGKQAFLTATNVIMVPFIYWAVKKQRPDYYNFVAAFTMLIGLALLTMDFSVGFSFNPGDVLTLLCAFLFACHIVVVGIYSKQHDPIALTVIQLCFAAVVSLGYVFISGEFTLDIPVPGLLNGLYLGIFCTFLAFLGQTVAQKYTNSTHAAIILSLEAVFGSILSIIILGDTFTLTMFLGCLVIFLGILTAETKWSFLKKLFLKTKPKNPEKLTEI
- a CDS encoding histidine phosphatase family protein, whose translation is MKLILVRHVETYGNVEHRLNGHTESDYTPRGEAMKVLLVEELIALNEKLSFDKIYASPTSRALKIAQAVGQSTGKEIQVDHRLREFNFGIFEGKTRDECIEIFQTEWDQWMSSYIDYAVPEGQSQREYHDLCAEFLAELNEGETVLMVAHGGTIHGMLTNMLNLPLDCKWHFDIKLGSITIIDFNHGFGMLSHMTTPPYDELIPDQTPLTDAKKSAMRSAAREEAKAKAATKKK
- a CDS encoding diacylglycerol kinase family protein — translated: MGEIRRKLKKSFSFAVEGILYTLKTQPNMRIHFGVGFITIAFGFVFQIESYEWLSLVIMIGFVFILEIINTAIETLVDLYTEEYHHLAKVAKDTAAGAVMVAAIMSVCVGLIIFLPKIINWFF
- a CDS encoding DUF2325 domain-containing protein; this translates as MSIVIIGGNDRMIYQYKDLCKEYNCRAKVFTQMQGALKKKIGVPDLIVLFTGTVSHKMVNCATFEAKRLNLPLARSHTSSLSALRSILDEHCSVCEKRDKCHLKTISRGV
- the era gene encoding GTPase Era, whose protein sequence is MNENFKSGFISIVGRPNVGKSTLLNNIMGEKLVITSAKPQTTRNAIRCIYTDEQAQMVFIDTPGMHRPKNRLGDYMQKAAENTVSDVDVVLYLVEPETKIGPGDQYILEKLKASKTPVILVINKIDLLPKEDVLITIAAYQKYDFLNAIIPISAVSGDGVKELLKLITGLLSPGPMFFPADMIIDQSERWIVQELIREKLLNLLNDEVPHGIAVEVTTMKPRKGKDTIDIEATIFCERKTHKGILIGKGGSMLTKIGTQARKDIEFFLKSQINLQLWVKVRSDWRDKNFDLKDLGYFE